The genomic stretch GGTAAAGGGGTAATGGCTGTCGTATTTGGCGATCGCACTCCAGATACAACTGCCCATGCACCTAAAATCACACCTAGCAGCAGCATTGAAGCATAGATCAAAGGTTGCTTGTAACGAGATTTTTTATTCGAGTCTCTCATAGCTATTTCCGCGACCAATAATATTTAGATTCTACAAAATTTTTTTGATGATTTAACTCTTTGGGTTTAGACGGAAAACCGTCAATAAAAGATCAAAACAAAGATCAAAAAAGCGTGCTCAGCACGCTTTTTTGAATTACTTTGTATTCATTGACTTCGGTAACGGTACTAATGGCTCTTCCATAGCAATTAGCACAGGTTCCTCAGCAACTGAGGTAGGAGCCTTGACGCTATTGGCAACAGGGCTAAATTGTGGGGATGAATTGAAGGTAAATAATGAACCAAATACACCAACGACAGCCGCTACAGATATACCAATACCTGCAAGTTTCCATTTGCGGCGCTGTGATCGCTTGTCAATTTCTGCAAATACGCGATCGATCATGACCTCTGTTTCTTTCTTTGCAGAGGAATTAGCAACTACTGGTACAGGTAACTCGATTAGCGATTGTCTCAGTTTCATTTGTTGCTGGTAGAGGCGACGAAAATCAACATCGTCCGATAGCCATTGCTCGACAAGTTGCTCTTCTGTCTCGGTTACTTCACCATCTATATAAGCACTGAGCAACTCAAAGCGCTCATCTGGAGTAGTCATAGAATTATTAGAAATTTGGTTAGCACTCATAACTTAAATACACCCCCTTACATACTAGACAAATAGGGTTGTAATTGCGCTTGGAGCTTCAATCTTGCTCTAGCTATACGTGATTTTACTGTACCAAGCGATACACCCGTAAGTTCCGAAATCTCTTCATAAGATAAGCCTTGAATCTCCCTCAAAACTATGGTTTCTCGGAAGCTAGCAGGCAGGTCAGTAATAGCTTGGCGGAGTTGTTCGTAGAACTCCTGCGTGGACATATTATCTATCGGGCTAGGGGCTGAGCTAGGCAAGTCCCAAGACATTTCATCGCCATCACCAGACATAAACGGTGCATCAAGGGATACAGAGCTACCTACCCTTTTCCGTTTACGCAACTCGTCATAAAACAAGTTGGTGGCAATGCGACTGAGCCAACCACGAAATTTTTCGGGTTCTTGCAAACGCTTGATATTTTTATAGACACGCAACCATACCTCTTGAGCGAGGTCGGCGCGATCTTGCCAATCGGGAGCGAGCTTATACAAAACCTGATCGACGTAGGATTGATTACGTCGCATAAGTTCTGCGAACGCAGACCTTTTCGGCTGCGCTTCCTGCTGGCACAGTTGTACCAATTCAACGATGGGGAGCTTATCAACGGACACGGAGTTGGAGGGCGTGTACCCTCCGATGCTGGTTGACCAAGATAGGCTGTAACTCATCAATCAATCGCTCCTACTGGACTTTAATCAGCAGTAGATCTACCAGAATTAGATGATCTGTATCTCTATGCTCAAGTGTCAGGACGAAGTAAGAGAAAAGTTTGTTCCTATCAAAATAGAGCTTGTCTGCATTATTTAGAGATTAGGATAATTTCTGCTTAGCAGAAATTATCCTAATCTCTATAAATATAAACAGAAAGATATTTCAAGAGGGATAATAGCAGTTAGTTTGTGTGTTTTTGATAATTCATA from Pseudanabaena sp. Chao 1811 encodes the following:
- a CDS encoding sigma-70 family RNA polymerase sigma factor, with the translated sequence MSYSLSWSTSIGGYTPSNSVSVDKLPIVELVQLCQQEAQPKRSAFAELMRRNQSYVDQVLYKLAPDWQDRADLAQEVWLRVYKNIKRLQEPEKFRGWLSRIATNLFYDELRKRKRVGSSVSLDAPFMSGDGDEMSWDLPSSAPSPIDNMSTQEFYEQLRQAITDLPASFRETIVLREIQGLSYEEISELTGVSLGTVKSRIARARLKLQAQLQPYLSSM
- a CDS encoding anti-sigma factor family protein, with protein sequence MTTPDERFELLSAYIDGEVTETEEQLVEQWLSDDVDFRRLYQQQMKLRQSLIELPVPVVANSSAKKETEVMIDRVFAEIDKRSQRRKWKLAGIGISVAAVVGVFGSLFTFNSSPQFSPVANSVKAPTSVAEEPVLIAMEEPLVPLPKSMNTK